The Rhizobium leguminosarum genome includes a region encoding these proteins:
- a CDS encoding alpha/beta hydrolase family esterase, with amino-acid sequence MKVGFGKSLARVLKSQKKFSRLIEKALKAPRNKAKRATPTPRAAKPTLVETTAFGSNPGRLIMKTFVPTARLPKNPALVVVLHGCRQTPESLDSAAGFSKLAKERGFVLLYPEQRSANNSQRCFNWFRPSAVARDRGEMLSIKQMIEHACERHRIDRSRIFIAGLSAGGAMTAALVANYPPMFAGAAIIAGMPVGSARDAMSALRAMKSGATPPPGGWGRAVTKISSEVKAWPAVTIWQGMDDRTVNPVNASACIAQWLEVQGIDEGSGRAAEKPWGRLQSWRAADGLKLAFYSVRNMGHGLPIKMRAAAKSRRSGDPYVIAAEISAPAELLRLWGLKRPML; translated from the coding sequence ATGAAAGTCGGTTTCGGCAAATCGCTAGCCCGGGTCCTCAAATCCCAGAAGAAATTCAGCAGGCTGATCGAGAAGGCCCTCAAGGCGCCGCGAAACAAGGCGAAACGCGCGACGCCGACACCCCGTGCCGCGAAACCGACTCTGGTCGAGACGACCGCATTTGGAAGCAATCCCGGCCGCCTGATCATGAAAACCTTCGTGCCGACAGCGCGGCTGCCGAAAAACCCGGCACTTGTGGTCGTGCTTCATGGTTGCCGACAAACACCCGAAAGCCTGGACAGTGCCGCTGGCTTCTCCAAACTCGCAAAAGAACGCGGCTTCGTTCTCCTTTATCCTGAGCAGAGAAGCGCCAATAATTCGCAACGATGCTTCAACTGGTTCCGCCCAAGCGCCGTCGCCAGAGACCGCGGAGAAATGCTCTCCATCAAGCAAATGATCGAACATGCTTGCGAAAGACATCGCATCGACCGCTCGAGGATCTTTATCGCAGGATTGTCTGCTGGCGGAGCGATGACGGCCGCGCTCGTTGCCAACTATCCCCCAATGTTCGCAGGCGCCGCGATCATCGCAGGCATGCCCGTCGGATCGGCCCGAGATGCGATGTCCGCACTACGAGCGATGAAGTCGGGCGCGACGCCGCCGCCCGGCGGCTGGGGCCGAGCTGTTACGAAGATCTCTTCCGAGGTCAAGGCGTGGCCCGCGGTAACGATCTGGCAGGGCATGGACGATAGGACTGTGAACCCGGTCAACGCGAGCGCATGCATAGCACAGTGGCTCGAAGTCCAGGGCATCGACGAAGGCAGCGGACGTGCGGCGGAAAAACCGTGGGGCAGATTGCAGTCGTGGCGGGCCGCAGACGGTCTGAAGCTGGCCTTTTATTCGGTCAGGAACATGGGGCACGGGCTTCCAATCAAAATGCGGGCCGCTGCGAAGTCGAGACGATCTGGAGACCCTTACGTCATTGCGGCAGAGATTTCGGCTCCAGCAGAATTGCTGCGACTATGGGGCTTGAAGAGACCTATGCTATAG
- a CDS encoding cytochrome c biogenesis CcdA family protein: MSIADISLWSALIAGALSFLSPCVLPLVPPYLCYMAGISVEQFRGGGAVAVAPDVRRGVFFSALLFTLGFATVFVALGAGASSIGMALRQHLDLLSKIGGLIIIVMGLNFLGLFRIGVLAREARFQGSGKPATLTGAYIMGLAFAFGWTPCIGPVLGAILGVAASRETVGSGAGLLAIYSLGLAIPFWIAAGFSGAFMRFLSRFRRHLGTVEKVMGLFLVLTGLAFLFGWVSNVAIWFQQTFPILMQIG, translated from the coding sequence GTGTCGATTGCCGATATTTCCCTGTGGAGCGCGCTCATTGCCGGGGCGCTTTCCTTCCTGTCGCCCTGCGTGCTTCCCCTCGTTCCGCCCTATCTCTGCTATATGGCCGGCATCTCCGTCGAGCAGTTCCGCGGCGGCGGTGCGGTGGCGGTGGCGCCGGACGTCAGGCGCGGCGTGTTCTTCTCGGCACTGCTCTTCACGCTCGGCTTTGCCACCGTCTTCGTGGCGCTTGGCGCCGGTGCTTCCAGCATCGGCATGGCGCTTCGCCAGCATCTTGACCTCCTGTCGAAGATCGGCGGGCTGATCATCATCGTCATGGGATTGAACTTCCTTGGCCTCTTTCGAATCGGAGTGCTGGCGCGTGAGGCGCGCTTCCAGGGCAGCGGCAAGCCGGCGACGCTGACGGGCGCCTATATTATGGGCCTTGCCTTCGCCTTCGGCTGGACGCCCTGCATCGGCCCGGTGCTCGGCGCCATCCTCGGCGTTGCCGCCTCGCGCGAGACGGTCGGCTCCGGTGCCGGGCTGCTCGCCATCTATTCGCTCGGCCTTGCCATCCCCTTCTGGATCGCCGCCGGCTTTTCCGGCGCCTTCATGCGCTTCCTGTCGCGCTTCCGCCGGCATCTCGGCACGGTGGAAAAGGTGATGGGTCTGTTCCTCGTGCTGACCGGCCTCGCCTTCCTCTTCGGATGGGTCAGCAATGTGGCGATCTGGTTCCAGCAGACCTTTCCGATCCTGATGCAAATCGGCTAG
- a CDS encoding NUDIX hydrolase — protein MLNENAQTDLTKTMSGRDVAQAGALCYRRNENGGVEILFVGSRRNGRWGIPKGHVEGGEASSAAALREAFEEAGVAGVVDKAVFGTFSYRKDTSPNQYHVAVHLLKVSRIADKFPEKHVRKTRWFPLETALREAAQPGLRMLLSQLESVGV, from the coding sequence ATGCTCAACGAAAACGCCCAGACGGACCTTACGAAAACCATGTCTGGTCGCGATGTCGCGCAGGCTGGTGCTCTCTGCTACCGTCGGAACGAAAACGGTGGAGTTGAAATCCTTTTTGTAGGCAGCCGACGGAACGGTCGATGGGGCATTCCGAAGGGGCACGTCGAAGGTGGTGAGGCCAGCAGCGCCGCGGCGCTAAGAGAGGCGTTCGAGGAGGCTGGGGTCGCAGGCGTCGTGGACAAGGCCGTATTCGGTACGTTTTCTTATCGGAAGGACACGAGTCCCAACCAATACCACGTGGCCGTCCACCTTCTTAAGGTCTCGAGGATCGCGGACAAGTTTCCGGAGAAGCATGTCCGTAAGACACGGTGGTTCCCCTTAGAGACCGCGCTGCGGGAAGCAGCGCAGCCGGGCTTGCGGATGCTGTTGTCGCAGCTCGAGTCCGTGGGCGTATGA
- a CDS encoding TetR/AcrR family transcriptional regulator encodes MPRIEIPQGRSGTEVEMWRERILDVAEEHFRRIGYQKTSVADIASCLGMSSANIYRFFPSRAAINKSICGRFIAKATRLADAVARQEAPAHEKLESLFKLLHEERRKNFVEEKPVHDLIVAATAESWPVISAHSAHLVAIIGNIIEEGADAGSFSVIDAAIASRSAMNAFVPFYHPVLVEERVRNAGNAEEGLGEQISFILQALGGNDESRCSRDQQRRPTCPASHEVIRRSGDVPGGTAHLVSKA; translated from the coding sequence GTGCCACGTATCGAGATCCCACAGGGCCGCTCGGGCACTGAAGTCGAAATGTGGCGCGAGCGTATCCTCGATGTGGCGGAAGAGCATTTTCGCCGCATCGGTTACCAGAAGACATCTGTCGCAGATATCGCATCATGCCTCGGGATGAGCAGTGCCAACATCTACCGGTTCTTCCCGTCGAGGGCAGCGATCAACAAGTCGATCTGCGGCCGGTTCATCGCGAAAGCTACTCGGTTGGCGGATGCAGTCGCCCGGCAAGAGGCGCCGGCTCACGAGAAGCTCGAAAGTCTTTTCAAGCTGCTCCATGAGGAGAGAAGAAAGAACTTCGTTGAAGAGAAGCCGGTCCATGACTTGATCGTCGCTGCAACGGCGGAGAGCTGGCCAGTTATTAGCGCCCATAGCGCTCATCTTGTGGCGATCATCGGAAATATTATCGAAGAAGGGGCAGACGCCGGCAGTTTTAGTGTCATCGATGCAGCCATAGCTTCTCGAAGTGCGATGAATGCATTCGTGCCTTTTTACCACCCGGTCCTCGTCGAGGAACGGGTTCGAAACGCCGGGAATGCTGAAGAGGGCCTTGGTGAACAGATCTCGTTTATCCTGCAAGCACTTGGTGGGAATGACGAAAGTCGTTGCTCGCGCGACCAACAAAGGCGACCTACATGCCCAGCATCGCACGAGGTAATACGTCGCTCAGGCGATGTGCCTGGTGGCACTGCACACCTCGTTAGTAAAGCTTAA
- a CDS encoding ISL3 family transposase — translation MGHSLRLSTLVPRGFVVDNTALDDEVMLIAVRPASRASLCPVCGTRSERIHSRYQRRLADLPLVGKPVRLVIYARRFHCDAVLCGRRIFTERFDGDVLAPSSRRTARLDHIVHHLGLALGGRPAATFAKRLMLPVSNDTLLRVVRRRGSPRFVPPTVIGIDDWAWRRNQRYGTIICDLERRKTIALLPDREPSTAQAWLSDQPQISIIARDRGGGYATAAAKALPQATQVADRWHLMENASRAFLDAVRKSMRQIRTAIGAATINPELLTAAERIQYEGYLRREDTNAAILDLAKSGAAIKEIVRQTGYSRGLVRCVLRGQRSDIFRVRENSLELHLPWLDAQWAAGHRNGTELWRKLKSQGFRGCLRVVTEWATRRRKAEKVDDGNLNRAPSAKTIARLMTIGRDDLSKSETVTVAAIEGGVPLLVEVREAIAAFQTMIRKKSIADLDPWLERARTGLIASFANGIVKDRAAVSAAITSPWSNGQTEGQITKLKLVKRQMYGRGKIDLLQARVIGAG, via the coding sequence ATGGGTCATTCGCTCCGCCTGTCGACGCTCGTCCCTCGCGGCTTTGTCGTCGACAATACAGCCCTTGATGATGAGGTAATGTTGATCGCAGTTCGGCCGGCGAGCAGAGCAAGCCTTTGCCCGGTTTGCGGAACAAGATCGGAACGAATCCACAGTCGATATCAACGACGCTTGGCTGACCTGCCGTTGGTGGGAAAGCCTGTTCGGCTTGTCATTTATGCGCGACGGTTCCACTGCGACGCAGTGTTGTGCGGCCGGCGAATCTTCACCGAGCGCTTCGATGGGGACGTTCTCGCGCCTTCGTCGCGGCGAACCGCCAGGCTCGACCACATCGTCCATCATCTCGGACTTGCACTGGGTGGCAGGCCAGCGGCCACCTTTGCCAAGCGGCTCATGCTGCCCGTAAGCAACGATACGCTGCTACGCGTCGTGCGGCGACGCGGAAGTCCGCGCTTTGTCCCGCCGACCGTCATCGGGATTGATGATTGGGCTTGGCGACGTAACCAACGCTATGGGACCATCATCTGCGATCTGGAACGGCGCAAAACCATTGCTCTCTTGCCAGATCGAGAGCCGTCTACGGCCCAGGCCTGGCTCTCGGACCAACCTCAGATCAGCATCATCGCCCGCGACCGCGGCGGTGGTTACGCGACGGCTGCAGCCAAGGCATTGCCACAGGCGACCCAGGTCGCTGACCGCTGGCACTTGATGGAGAATGCCAGCCGGGCATTCCTCGATGCGGTGCGCAAATCCATGCGCCAGATCCGAACCGCGATCGGAGCCGCCACGATCAATCCCGAACTGCTGACTGCCGCCGAGCGCATCCAGTACGAGGGATATCTTCGCCGCGAAGACACCAACGCCGCCATTCTCGATCTGGCCAAGTCGGGGGCCGCAATCAAGGAGATCGTGCGCCAGACCGGGTACAGTCGCGGCCTGGTCCGATGCGTGTTGCGTGGTCAACGGTCGGATATTTTCCGCGTCCGCGAGAACTCGCTCGAACTCCATCTGCCGTGGCTTGACGCTCAATGGGCGGCCGGACATCGGAATGGGACAGAGCTGTGGCGGAAACTCAAGAGCCAAGGGTTCCGCGGCTGCCTTCGCGTTGTCACCGAATGGGCCACACGCCGCCGAAAAGCGGAAAAGGTCGATGACGGCAACTTGAACCGAGCGCCGTCGGCCAAGACCATCGCGCGTCTTATGACCATCGGTCGCGACGATCTCTCCAAATCCGAGACCGTGACGGTTGCTGCGATTGAAGGCGGCGTGCCGCTGCTCGTTGAGGTGCGGGAAGCGATCGCCGCCTTCCAGACGATGATCCGCAAGAAATCCATCGCTGATCTCGATCCATGGTTGGAGAGAGCCAGAACAGGTTTGATAGCCTCCTTCGCTAACGGCATCGTCAAAGACCGTGCGGCCGTCAGCGCCGCGATCACTTCACCATGGTCGAACGGCCAGACGGAGGGGCAGATCACCAAGCTCAAACTTGTGAAACGCCAGATGTATGGCCGCGGAAAGATTGACCTCCTCCAGGCCCGCGTCATCGGCGCGGGATAA
- a CDS encoding CHAD domain-containing protein, giving the protein MEPALPSEIEIKLDLSNEALESLLGSDLLGEPDDALQQTSTYFETDDRRLSQKGFSLRIRSTGASHVQTVKASGPAKSLFVRSEWETPIEGNEPVLDHTSPLISEFGPELDVEAAFTVFIERRVWNIELNGSRLEVVVDRGDVVSGNRRSPVQEIEVELKDGDTKDLFVFIRKIDAIAPFRFGIQSKSERGLALLDRQQFMFKAERLDLDRNIKASAAFQEIAGSCFRQFRLNEEILLQRRNSEGLHQARVALRRLRSAFSLFRPLLMGDEPKMIQEELRWLAGVLGEARNLDVLLMKAKDSDLRAKLKDARNKAYGDAVEALESARTRALMLDFNEWLQCDLDRPVGSAASEETSASEFAAKALEKMRKKLKKHGSALAGTDDEHRHQVRKDAKKLRYAAEFFGSLFDDKRGARRHRKFIAAMEELQDYLGALNDLATGPDVLEQHGLADHPARDSVVSHDDKNALIRMAQSSVDEVIDTKRFWR; this is encoded by the coding sequence ATGGAGCCTGCCTTGCCATCGGAAATCGAAATCAAACTCGACCTCTCCAACGAAGCCCTTGAGAGCCTTTTGGGTTCCGATCTTCTCGGAGAGCCTGACGACGCACTGCAGCAGACATCGACCTACTTCGAAACGGATGATCGTCGGCTGTCGCAGAAGGGGTTCTCTCTGCGTATCCGCTCTACCGGCGCTTCCCACGTCCAGACTGTGAAGGCATCCGGACCGGCGAAATCACTGTTTGTCCGTTCAGAATGGGAGACTCCCATTGAAGGCAATGAACCCGTCCTCGACCATACGAGCCCTCTGATAAGCGAGTTCGGACCGGAACTTGATGTGGAAGCCGCTTTCACCGTGTTCATTGAGCGCCGCGTCTGGAACATCGAATTGAACGGCTCTCGGCTGGAGGTGGTCGTCGACCGGGGAGACGTAGTGTCTGGCAACAGGCGCTCGCCAGTTCAGGAAATCGAAGTCGAACTGAAGGACGGCGATACGAAGGACTTGTTCGTATTCATTCGCAAGATCGACGCGATCGCACCTTTCCGGTTCGGCATTCAGTCCAAGTCCGAACGGGGTCTCGCGCTTCTGGACAGGCAGCAATTCATGTTCAAGGCAGAGCGCCTCGATCTCGACCGAAACATCAAGGCATCTGCCGCCTTTCAAGAGATCGCCGGGTCCTGCTTTCGGCAGTTCCGTCTCAACGAAGAGATCCTTCTCCAGCGACGAAATTCGGAAGGCCTTCATCAGGCGCGGGTAGCTCTGCGGCGTCTCCGCTCTGCGTTCTCTCTGTTCAGGCCGCTCCTGATGGGCGACGAGCCGAAAATGATCCAAGAGGAGCTTCGCTGGCTCGCTGGCGTCCTGGGCGAAGCGCGAAATCTCGATGTCCTGCTGATGAAGGCGAAGGACTCCGACCTTCGGGCCAAGCTCAAGGATGCCCGCAACAAGGCCTACGGCGACGCTGTCGAGGCTCTGGAATCGGCGAGAACGCGCGCGCTGATGCTCGATTTCAACGAGTGGCTTCAATGTGACCTCGATCGCCCTGTCGGCAGCGCAGCTTCCGAGGAGACATCGGCTTCGGAGTTTGCCGCGAAGGCCCTCGAGAAAATGCGTAAGAAGTTGAAAAAGCACGGCAGTGCGCTGGCTGGGACCGACGACGAGCATCGTCATCAGGTCCGCAAGGACGCTAAGAAGCTTCGCTACGCGGCTGAATTCTTCGGATCGTTGTTCGACGACAAGCGCGGCGCCCGTCGGCACCGGAAATTTATCGCAGCGATGGAGGAACTGCAGGACTATCTTGGAGCATTGAACGATCTGGCTACGGGACCGGACGTGCTTGAGCAGCATGGACTGGCCGACCACCCTGCTCGAGATTCTGTCGTTTCCCACGATGACAAGAATGCGTTGATCCGCATGGCGCAGTCCTCAGTAGATGAGGTCATCGACACGAAGCGCTTCTGGCGCTGA
- a CDS encoding TetR/AcrR family transcriptional regulator, with amino-acid sequence MRVSRAQAEENRETVINVASRLFREHGFDGIGLKDLMKGAGLTQGGFYKQFASKDDLAALASRRAMESATRRWSTAAANSSDPLEAVMAFYLSSDHRGEKSEGCPLVALGSDAARQRKEVRRPFEDGIRAHFEVLDELMASDTSSSPSGRAMAILSLMVGAVTLSRIMEDENLSRDILNAAAGEVRRIARGDDVAEG; translated from the coding sequence ATGAGAGTGAGCCGGGCACAGGCTGAGGAGAACCGCGAAACGGTGATCAACGTCGCAAGCCGTCTGTTCCGAGAACATGGCTTCGATGGAATTGGGCTAAAGGATCTGATGAAAGGGGCCGGTCTGACCCAGGGAGGTTTCTACAAGCAGTTCGCGTCGAAGGACGACCTCGCCGCACTAGCATCGCGGCGTGCGATGGAAAGCGCCACACGGAGATGGTCTACAGCGGCTGCAAACAGCTCCGATCCCCTTGAGGCAGTCATGGCGTTCTACCTTTCATCGGACCACAGAGGCGAAAAGTCAGAAGGCTGCCCCCTTGTGGCGCTGGGATCGGACGCGGCTCGCCAGAGAAAAGAGGTCAGGCGCCCATTTGAAGACGGGATCCGGGCTCACTTCGAGGTTCTGGATGAACTGATGGCCAGCGACACGAGCTCTAGTCCCAGCGGCAGGGCGATGGCCATACTGTCTCTCATGGTAGGCGCCGTTACGCTGTCGCGGATCATGGAAGACGAGAACCTTTCACGAGACATCCTTAACGCAGCGGCTGGCGAAGTCAGGCGCATTGCGCGCGGCGACGATGTCGCTGAAGGCTAA
- a CDS encoding glycoside hydrolase family 15 protein — translation MDANSGLIGDKVAAKRSQEDAAVVPRAIENHGVIGDLATIALVATDGTIDFLCWPDFDSPTIFAALLDPERGGMFRIAPELADARVTQQYLPDTNVLLTRWMGDKASGELTDFMYVKNSRSDGSSMVVRRFRVTRGSLKLRMSCTPRFEYARRQLPAKMEEGAVIWRQANGEVLRLLAGVPLVEIDGGVIAEITLQAGEGVDFILDDGDDNAEEATTEEMEDQTVAFWQNWARQSTYRGRWREMVNRSALALKLMTSRKHGSIVAAATFGLPETPGGSRNWDYRATWIRDASFTVYALMRLGYRDEAMAFNDWIGQRASACDAGGRLKIMYAIDGGEVPNEASLEHLHGYGGATPVRVGNNAAEQFQLDIYGELLDSIYLSNKYGHAISHDHWEGVRKVVEFVCDHWEDPDAGIWEMRREPQEFLHSRLMCWVAVDRGIRLATKRSLAAPFSKWHDVRNDIYEDIWKNFWNEEKGHFVQTKGGDTLDASLLLMPLVRFVSATDPRWLSTLTAIGDQLADDGVVHRYRSNDGLDGEEGAFSACSFWYAECLARAGDTKKARRVFESVLNYANHLGLYAEEFDTKAQLAGNFPQAFTHLALISAAFYLDRELDDRNSQEWRP, via the coding sequence ATGGATGCAAACAGCGGGCTCATCGGGGATAAGGTTGCCGCAAAACGTAGCCAGGAGGACGCAGCCGTCGTTCCGCGCGCGATAGAGAACCACGGCGTCATCGGCGATTTGGCGACGATCGCGCTTGTCGCTACCGACGGCACGATCGATTTTCTATGTTGGCCCGATTTCGACAGTCCGACAATTTTTGCTGCGCTGCTCGACCCGGAACGTGGTGGCATGTTTCGGATCGCTCCGGAGCTTGCCGACGCCCGCGTGACGCAACAGTATCTTCCGGATACGAACGTCCTCCTCACACGTTGGATGGGCGACAAGGCAAGCGGCGAACTTACTGATTTCATGTACGTGAAAAACAGCCGTAGCGACGGCTCGAGCATGGTTGTACGGCGCTTTCGTGTGACGCGCGGGAGTTTGAAGTTGCGTATGTCGTGCACTCCTCGGTTCGAATATGCGAGAAGACAGCTCCCGGCGAAGATGGAAGAGGGCGCTGTAATCTGGCGGCAGGCGAACGGCGAAGTTCTACGACTCTTGGCTGGTGTGCCACTCGTCGAGATCGATGGCGGCGTTATCGCCGAGATCACCCTTCAAGCTGGAGAGGGCGTCGATTTCATTCTCGACGACGGTGACGACAATGCGGAAGAAGCGACCACGGAGGAGATGGAAGATCAGACGGTCGCCTTCTGGCAGAACTGGGCGAGACAGTCGACCTATCGCGGACGCTGGCGCGAAATGGTCAATCGCTCTGCACTGGCGTTGAAACTCATGACCTCGCGCAAGCACGGGTCGATCGTCGCCGCCGCAACCTTTGGGTTGCCGGAAACCCCCGGTGGCAGCCGCAACTGGGACTATCGCGCCACCTGGATACGCGACGCCTCCTTCACAGTGTATGCATTGATGAGGCTTGGCTATCGCGACGAGGCGATGGCATTCAACGACTGGATCGGCCAGCGGGCGTCGGCATGTGACGCCGGCGGTCGACTGAAGATCATGTATGCGATCGACGGCGGCGAGGTGCCTAATGAGGCCAGCCTCGAGCACCTGCACGGCTATGGCGGTGCGACGCCCGTCCGGGTGGGAAACAACGCTGCAGAACAGTTCCAGCTCGACATCTACGGTGAGCTTCTCGACTCAATCTATCTGAGCAACAAATACGGCCACGCAATCTCTCACGATCACTGGGAGGGGGTTCGAAAGGTTGTGGAGTTTGTCTGCGACCACTGGGAGGATCCTGACGCCGGGATTTGGGAGATGCGCCGCGAGCCACAGGAGTTCCTCCATTCCAGGCTCATGTGTTGGGTGGCGGTCGATCGGGGAATACGTCTCGCGACCAAGCGATCCCTCGCGGCGCCTTTTTCCAAGTGGCATGACGTCAGGAACGACATTTACGAAGACATTTGGAAAAACTTCTGGAACGAGGAGAAGGGGCACTTTGTGCAGACAAAGGGCGGCGACACGCTTGACGCCTCGCTGCTACTCATGCCGCTGGTGAGGTTTGTCAGTGCCACGGACCCGAGGTGGCTGTCGACCTTGACGGCGATCGGCGACCAACTAGCGGACGACGGCGTCGTGCACCGATATCGAAGTAATGACGGCCTTGACGGGGAGGAGGGCGCCTTCTCAGCCTGCTCATTCTGGTATGCAGAGTGTCTCGCACGAGCGGGGGACACCAAGAAGGCTCGCAGGGTCTTCGAGTCGGTTCTGAATTATGCCAACCATCTCGGACTATATGCCGAGGAGTTTGATACCAAGGCGCAGCTCGCTGGCAATTTCCCGCAAGCCTTTACTCATCTCGCTCTCATCAGCGCAGCGTTCTACCTAGATCGCGAGCTCGACGATCGCAATAGCCAGGAATGGCGGCCGTAG
- a CDS encoding efflux RND transporter periplasmic adaptor subunit codes for MKRKLVLTFVGLVAAAGAAGAFFVVFEPTKQEAVAADPRTASPLVRMVEATTTGAAERSFTGTVASRVQSNLGFRVPGKIVERMVDVGQQVRQGQALLRIDETDLQLALTAKRNTVTAARAVLVQAQADEKRYAALVKNGLAATPQRYEQAKAALDTASAQLAAAEADAKVAENGTAYTLLVADADGTITQTLGDPGQVVAAGQTVVQLAQAGPREAVVWLPETLRPKIGSEAQTSVYGGGSLSGRAKLRQISDSADPQTRTYEARYVLEGDAASAPLGSTVTIRILDADRQSEVAIPVGAILDDGSRTGVWVVNGTTSTVKFTPVKVQQIGEEMAFVTGIGTGEQVVALGAHLLADGAVIRIASQQEVKKQ; via the coding sequence ATGAAACGCAAACTTGTCCTGACTTTCGTAGGTCTCGTGGCAGCGGCCGGCGCAGCCGGGGCCTTTTTCGTGGTTTTTGAACCTACCAAGCAGGAAGCGGTGGCCGCTGATCCAAGAACGGCGTCACCACTCGTAAGAATGGTGGAGGCAACCACCACCGGTGCGGCTGAGCGCTCTTTCACAGGCACTGTCGCTTCCCGGGTACAAAGCAACCTTGGTTTTCGTGTTCCCGGCAAAATCGTCGAGAGGATGGTCGACGTGGGGCAGCAGGTGAGGCAAGGCCAGGCGCTGTTGCGCATTGACGAGACCGATCTCCAACTCGCGCTGACAGCAAAGCGTAATACCGTTACCGCAGCACGCGCTGTCTTGGTTCAGGCGCAAGCAGACGAAAAGCGCTATGCGGCGCTGGTAAAAAATGGCTTGGCAGCTACTCCGCAGCGTTATGAACAGGCAAAAGCAGCGCTCGACACAGCCTCTGCTCAGCTTGCTGCGGCAGAAGCCGACGCCAAAGTGGCCGAAAATGGGACCGCATACACGCTTCTTGTTGCCGACGCTGATGGAACCATAACCCAGACCCTTGGAGATCCGGGACAAGTCGTGGCAGCGGGCCAGACCGTCGTTCAATTGGCGCAGGCGGGCCCGCGCGAGGCTGTTGTCTGGCTTCCGGAGACTCTGCGGCCCAAGATTGGCTCCGAAGCGCAGACCAGCGTCTATGGAGGCGGAAGTCTAAGCGGAAGGGCCAAACTTCGGCAGATCTCGGATTCCGCCGATCCGCAAACCCGTACCTACGAGGCGCGTTATGTTCTCGAAGGCGATGCGGCTTCCGCCCCGCTTGGCTCGACAGTGACGATTAGAATTCTCGATGCTGACCGCCAGTCGGAGGTCGCTATACCAGTGGGCGCAATTCTGGATGACGGTAGTCGCACCGGAGTGTGGGTCGTCAACGGCACAACATCAACGGTGAAGTTCACCCCGGTCAAAGTTCAGCAGATTGGCGAGGAGATGGCATTCGTCACGGGAATTGGAACTGGAGAGCAGGTTGTAGCACTGGGCGCGCATCTCCTCGCCGACGGCGCGGTCATCAGGATTGCCTCGCAGCAAGAGGTGAAAAAGCAATGA
- a CDS encoding oxidoreductase: MNKNNLGVALVTGASTGIGYATAAALQNAGFRVFGTSRRLATQRSDGVSMLTCDVTDDASVAKLVDDVLAEAGRIDLLVNNAGVGLLGGAEKSSMTQAKSLFDVNVFGVFRVTNAVLPVMRRQGKGRIVNLSSVQGFIPAPYFARYSSTKHAIEGYSESLDHELRAFGIRVSLVEPAYTRTSFEDNLAKPDQVLDIYDSARAGMNVAVQKAMEKGDAPDVVAKTVLAAATDPAPKRRYAAGKMARQVSFLRRFVPAFAFDKSLRKQLGLPV, encoded by the coding sequence ATGAACAAGAACAATCTTGGCGTAGCCTTGGTGACTGGGGCATCCACCGGCATCGGGTATGCAACGGCCGCAGCCCTGCAGAACGCGGGCTTTCGCGTGTTCGGAACCAGCCGCCGCCTCGCAACCCAGAGGAGCGACGGTGTATCCATGCTGACATGCGACGTGACCGACGACGCGTCGGTGGCGAAACTGGTTGATGACGTGCTAGCGGAGGCCGGGCGCATCGATCTTCTTGTCAATAATGCGGGCGTGGGCCTGCTTGGTGGCGCGGAGAAGTCCTCAATGACCCAGGCTAAGTCGTTGTTCGACGTGAACGTCTTCGGCGTTTTCCGTGTGACCAACGCGGTGTTGCCGGTAATGCGACGCCAAGGGAAGGGCAGAATCGTGAATTTGAGCTCGGTGCAGGGGTTCATCCCCGCTCCCTATTTCGCGCGCTACTCGTCGACCAAACATGCCATCGAGGGTTATTCCGAATCGCTCGATCATGAATTGCGCGCCTTCGGCATTCGCGTTTCGCTGGTGGAGCCAGCCTACACCCGGACGTCGTTCGAAGACAATCTCGCCAAGCCGGATCAGGTGCTCGATATATATGACTCTGCGCGCGCTGGCATGAATGTAGCCGTGCAGAAAGCAATGGAAAAAGGCGACGCGCCCGACGTGGTGGCCAAGACCGTTTTGGCGGCGGCGACCGATCCGGCGCCGAAGAGGCGCTATGCGGCCGGGAAAATGGCACGCCAGGTCAGTTTCCTGCGCCGTTTCGTCCCCGCATTCGCATTCGATAAGAGCCTGCGAAAACAACTCGGGCTGCCAGTCTGA